In Capsicum annuum cultivar UCD-10X-F1 chromosome 8, UCD10Xv1.1, whole genome shotgun sequence, the genomic window GAAAGAAGATTCAGAATAGCCGTTGGAATTGCAGAAGCCTTAAATTACCTACACAATGAATGTCCAAGGCCTGTTATTCACAGAGATGTCAAGTCATCAAACATCCTTCTCCGTGATGATTTTGAACCACAGGTGTGCTTTTCAAACTAACAGATGAATCCGTGATTATCTTATAATTGACTTTATATTATCAGTATATAGAACTTAAACTCGTTTGATAATATTCTTGTTTGTAGTTATCCGATTTTGGGTTAGCGATATGGGGCCCCAGAAAGGCGTCgttcttgactgatactgatGTGGTAGGAACCTTTGGTTATCTAGCACCAGAGTATTTTATGTATGGAAAAGTAAGTGATAAGATTGATGTCTATTCCTTTGGAGTGGTTCTGCTGGAACTATTATCAGGGAGAAAAGCTATTGGCTTTGAGACTCCCAGTGGTCAAGAAAGCTTAGTCATGTGGGTAAGCATCATCCCTACTTTGACATGACATTTTTCAGTTTAAAATTACAACTTCCATTGGTCaactttatccaaaaaaaaataaattattactattattttccaGGCGAAACCTAAGTTAGAAAGTGGGAATTTCAACGCAATTCTGGATGAGAATTTGAATGTATGTGTTGAAGATGATCAAGTCCAAAGAATGATTCTTGCAGCAAGACTCTGTCTTACACAGGCAGCACGGCTACGTCCTAACATAAGCCAGGTAACTCCAGTTCCTTGCAGCAACATTTAGTTTTCAGTATAAAATCTTGTAATAGTAACTAATAGTGTGTCTGTATAACTAATGCATCTTTTGGTTTCCGGTTTAAACTCAGCATAAGTCGTACATTTTTGTGGACATTGAACGCTCTGGGAATCTAATCATCTATGCAAGATATAATGTAGGATAAGAATACATGTATTGGCAATTCACAAATAAGAGTATCTATAGAACAAAAACGCCTTTAAATTAGGCTATATCTCTACATCTATGTTGCTATATGCCGGCTCAAACACACACCCGGACAATATTTTTgtagagtccaagcaacatagctcTACATAATAATCCATGCATTGTTCATACATCATTATATAATCTCTGTATAACTAGACCATTTTGTGATTTGAGTAGATCCTGAAGACGTTGAAGGGGGAGAAAGATGGGAATGAAGAAGCTGTTGTTGGAAACAACAATACAGATGAATATAATGATGATGAAGTATATCCAGATTCAAGTGCAGAGTCCCATTTAAGTCTTGCATTTCTTGACGTTAATTATGATAATTCGACATCCTTCAGCAGTAGTCAAGACCGAAGCAGTCCTCTTTCTTCTGTAgatgaatatttgagaaaaagATGGAGCAGATCATCAAGCTCTGAATATTagcttttaattaatttataaaaagtttGCAATCTGTCATTTGTATAGTTCAAAAAGAAGCACCCATTTTTGAGGTGATTAGATGTAGACTGAAGGAACCAAAAACTTTGTGTTAATGGCAACCAAAGTTTGGCAACCCCACAGATATTTTACAGTTCTGTGGATCAGATTTGGAATTTGAGTGTGGTCAAATTGTGTTTGCAATAAAGTTCTTTAGTatcgttttctttttctatttttgaaagtTTAGGATTAGTTGATTCTATTCTTGGAGAAAAGAAATTCTCACtatgtttggatggttgttacctatcatttcataatgtatggtcTCGTATTGTAATGTATTGTTTTGATGAATACAACATTTGGACAGCTTGTATCGCTTCCCATCATTTCATAATGTCACACATCACCAATTTGAAGGACAAACCTACAAGAAAAACAAGGTAGAGGTAGAGCTATTTTAAAATGGTCCGATAAAAGATAAAAAGGATGTATGACTTTATGAtccaaatagaagaaaataataagCAGAAGCTTTTGTTCTTGTGTATTATACGCTCCAACATGGTTTATATACAATGCATAAGTGACCTACCtacatatattttctatgtaattatatCTATTTCGCGTTGAGTTTAATGAGTGTCGGAGCATCCAAAAATTCAATGTAGGTCCGCCCCTGTTTACATGTATCCAAAACATGACTCTACATATTGTAAGCTATTAGGCAAACTAGGATGTACTACCTTCTTCCCAtcttatgtgtcgccatttgactgTCGCCATTTGACAGGGCACAGAGTCTAAAAAATTagtgatgactttgtaaagtttacaaaattgccccttttaaagttattttaatgtttaccttttagttgtcttttcttaataagtgggACTCACTAAGAATAAAATGGGAATGATGCCATTAAATATTAGGTGACATTTTTTTTTGGTACAGACCAAGAGAATTGGATTTGGTTAGACAATGTGAGGTTTGTAAACAAGGGTCGGTTTTTTAGTAAGGTACAAAATGTATCATCAAATATTCAGTATGATTCCACAAGATCTAGTTTCGTTCAAGTAACGGATTCTAGCCAACTGAAAGGATCTTCTGACAATCTAGAGATCATTTGAattgtgaaaatattaaagtaaatTTTCTGGAATTATAGATTTCTAGTCAAGTCTCTAGAATAGTCTAGTAAAATTTCTTGGATaaccatgttgaagaaatatctAGATATTTAGGTAATTCTAGTTACAAAAATCATAATGTAGtcttttgatatttatatttagaAAAGATCTAGAGGGTGTTAGATATTTGGGAGAGATATTTGTATAAGAACACTCTAGATTTGTAGTATGTAGAATCATCTCTACATAAGTATAAATAAGGGATACATTAGACATTTGTAACCATccagaaaatagaaaataatcaaaaagttgCAGCTTCTCCTTCTTCACTTCACTATCATTTTCACTGTTTCAACTTATTTTCCAATCTTTCTTCCCCTTCTTTTGACATGGATTCCATTAGTAATGAGGATTCGGAATATCGCACATTGATTAATCAAAAAGAAATTCAACAACGAAAAGAAGGATCGATTCTTTGGGATCCTTCCTTTCTTCAAACGGAACGAAAAGAGATAGAATCAGGCCGATTCAATGATCAAACAGGAGTACAATATCTATCACAATCTTACATGGCTAGGAGTCCTAGTTTGTGAAGTTGTCTAACACATATAACGTGCTGGACTAATTTTCTTTTCATTGTTTCTCTAGCTTCCGTGCACCCTGGTAAATCTCTCTTGCGATTCAAATGTATTTCTAAAGCTTGGAATACTTGGATACAACAACCCCACTTTATGAAATTACATAATGCTCGCTCTCAAACCCGCCCCACTCGCCTTTTATTTCAACTGGAAGTAGTCTGCGATGGTGATGAGGATCTTGTTAGAAAGGAGAAAAAACGACAACGGTTATCAAAGGAGAAAAAACTAGGATTAGAAAAAGTTTCTGTAGAACCACTTGTAGCGGCTCGTCATTATTTCTACTATAAGGATATGCTTATTTGCTCAAATCATTGCAATGGCCTTATTTGCTTGTATAGTGTTAAGGATACTCAAGTTTACTTGTACATTATCACTACAGGGAACGATGAGAGCCTAGACGATGGTCCTATATTGTTCCTGGGATTTGATCTTAAGACGGAAAAATACAAGTTGATTGAATATCATTTGGCAGACACAATAACTAATGGAACAATAAACAACAGAAATGGATTCTTCGTGGAGAAGAATCAAGAGGCCTTCTAATTGGTATATCATGTCTTGGCGATGTATTTTCCTAAATGGTGTCCTTTTTTCAACCGATCCACGCGAATTTATCTTCTACTTCAACTTCACAGAGGAGAAGTTTGGGTTGATTCCATGCCCAGAATACTGTTATTCCAGTCGCCTGAATGTAATGCGTACTGCACTCGCAGGAAATCTAGTTATGCGATTTAAGTTCCACCATGGCGGGAGGTTTGATGATAGCGATTGGATACACAATGAGTTTAACAATGATTTTACGAGATTGAACTGTCAAACCAAATGGGAGGGGGAGGGAGATAAGAAGTTTGCGCGGCTTGAAGCTGCAGAAAAGATTGACAAGTCGAAGCGAGAACATGTTTTAGCAAAATCAAGCCACATTATTAGAGTCCCTGCTTCTTTGGTATTCCTATCGATGGCTTTGTGGTAAAACATGTTAGCACTTTTGTTGAGAACATCATCCCATTGTcttctttaatttgaaataatgatttgtttggtttcttttattctGGCAACTGTAAATATTGAGTTGCATTCTTGTTTGATTTCAGTTCCAACCAGGTTTTGTTCtaaattgatatatacaataggggtcgtttggtagctGGTTTGTAGGCGAGTCATGCAGGTATTGAGTTTTGCATAAGTAATTAATACAATGTTTGTTAGCATGGGTTAAattattcatgtataaaattaatatgGTGTTTGGTTTGCAATTTAGAAACCcacataactaatacatgtataagttatgaCGAAATTTATGTATTATCTTATGCAAGATATAATTACAGAAGGTGAAGTAAGTAATACATGTAACAAGTAATTACTTGTTACATGTATAACAAGTAAAATCGAACGAGGAAGTACATGAATAACTAATCCCTAATAACAATACCAGCTACCAAATGGCCGTAAGTTATTAGTGTAGCAATAGATACATTAACTATACATCATGAGAATCTGTCTATCCAGACAAGGAATTCTTGTGGTGTTTCTTTTTTAAGGGAGGGGAATTGAGTTGCAATTTCTTTCATAATTAAGAAATTTTCCTTTGCTAAGTTTTCGCTAATCGTTGTAGCCTTTGGCTACTACACGAGCCTTGTAGCGATCAATAGTCCCATCAGGCTTTGACTTTCTCTTGTATAACCCCTTGCGAGCCGATACAcaaatgtaacgccccgaagtttttcttagctaaattttgtccctaaaatatcaagcattgacttctagaatgatttatacttttttttttccgGTGGAATCCCTtggatttcaacttttcattttgtagatgattgaataagttttccgtcgACATAAGATGCGTTCAAAACGGACacttggtgaaggagttatggttaatttaagtcctagtcgtaaaacaccattatTTCTGTCcttggcgcattgcggagaggatgtaaatgacgatggtcaatttccagtgggactccgcgacgcgccaccatcgcggagtgggccaaattcccattcgtcaattttcagtgagccaccgcgatagtggcgcgtcgtggtggcccatgaaatcgggctcccagttatattttaataccggtctcattaagggtatattgggtatttttccacacccttatcagtccaaacacgagatttcaaccccaattgagcatattactcatacattcaccaaaaatattcaagaacactctctagggttccatattgataatccaaataaatcaagattcaaccgtgtgttttcaaaataaattgaagatttggaatccccaagccgtgagaatcaagaagcatcctttaaatttctagatagaggtacgtggggtttatcctaaaaaaattacatgggcttaaaaccattagagcatgatttttagatttttatgcatgaatttcaaacgggttttggaatctatgttctaaattacgtactccgaatgttttaatgttactattgttttgaccttatggtcctatcccctaaattgatttacatgtatacgtatatgtatggaatttgagatttaagatcgttgagagcataaattatgaactccctctcgtgtattgaattaaagattatggttttgtgatttgaaagatgctttcgcaatattatagcatttgagcatgatttgaaattgttgagagggtgtttcttgatataaatgtgttcttgtgtttaagagaaagaattgcatgtgaattgagaactttgacatgaccaccttgtactgtactactgaaatgcttgacaaagatgagttccttgcatgtgtttacatgaggtttgagaaagagtttctttgaattgaattattgaaatgatggtcccaaaacttgtgttttgaaaacagaaaattacgatagactaataatggctcagagatgtgacttgcaagtcaatgacATGAAGATactatatgtatttatgccataacagattatgttttcagagcatgttttcaaagatcatatgtatttatgccatatcatatgttttgatagagttttaaaaaggggcttaaagagggttaggtggttacctgaagaaggcgcgagttcaagTGAAACCGTATTTGCTGATATGGGTAGATTATTCCAAAAGacctgtcttttcagattatgttacttatttcagttttggtctactgagggccttgttTCTGAAGGGCGTGCcggaccttcatggttcgggatgtccgtcacggccaggccctcgttcgggtcgtgacaacaaATTTCGAAATCAAAATTTCCCaagaaaatgggagaaaatttTTGACAAAACAAAGTAATACCTCCATTCTAGTGACTACAATGCTAGGAATCCTtaagatatatatgtatttactaaGTAATATCTCATCGATTTCTATTAAAGATGTCTGTTGTTTTGTTGAGAACATCATCCCTTTATGATCTTTAATTTGTAAACGATTCGTTTAGTGTTTTCTTTTATTCAGGAAACTGTAAGCATTGCTCTGCATTCCTATTAACATAGTAGCATGTGATTCCATACACTATATGACTTCTTAGCTTCAGAATatcccaaaatttatttatttccaaAAACAGCAATAATGTAGTCAGCCCCACAATGAAAATTCACGAGAAATGACTATTTCATATGCCAAGACAAGAGGGAGTTGCTCGGATGATAAACGCTTTTCACTTCCAACCCAAAGGTTGTAAGTTCGAGTCACCAAGGAAGCAAAGAGGTGACAGCTCATCCTAGGAAAAGGTTAAAAAAGGAATTACTTGTGTCAATTGTCATTTAGCTAACAAGTCCATGGAGATTGAGGGTAGCCATTCTGCAATTGTCATCGTTTCCTTGTGCTGTTTGTGTGTTGGTTTAGTTCTTGGGGATGCCAATATTCACCCAGGGGATGTTTGGAATAGGACACAAATTTTGAGAGACTAAATGATTCTCTTCTTAGGGATCTTTTTAATCAAAATCTAAGGATTTCGTTTTAGCAAACTGAAAATCTTGTGAAAGATCACcgtttaaaattttgaaaacgTTAGCGACCCTAACAAGTCAGATTTACTTAAATCACAGCCGTCACATCTTTAcacaaataaaactaaataaaataaaaggaaatatgctttttatatatatacctaATAAACTAAAACGAAACAAAATACTACtctattatgtaattatgtagaAGTAGATAATTGTccattaatataaataatatatgaaaCAGAAGAAAAGTTAATTTTAAGAATGACAATAAATTGAAATGGGAGAAATTAGAGGGACCGATTCTATTAGTCTCCAATAATAGCAGTCCGAATAATTTACTGTTGTCCCTTTTCCTTAACATGCTCGTAAATGAATTACTACGAAATTATTAATCCAAATTCTAACTAGCCTATAACTCTAGTAGGGGaatccaaaataaatattgaaaacttaAAACTTACCCTAAATAAAGACAAATTGTGGTCCAGCCAAACTTTGTTTCACCTCTTTCAACACTATACAATTATGGAAAATCGACGTAGTATTTGATGTCCTAACATGGAACCCCGCCAAGTCTCTCATGCGATTCAAATATGTTTCTAATGCTTGGAACACTTTAATACAGCATGATTTCAAATTTGCCAAGTCTCACCTTGCTTGTTCTCAAGCCCGCTCAACTCGCCTTTTGTTTGAGCTTGAAGTATGTTGCAGTACCAAAGaagataattttgaaataaagctGAATAATAAGAAATTATGATCAAAAGGATTTCGTTTAGAACTACATGCGATGAGGAGGTGAGCATTTGCTCAAATCATTGCGATGGCCTTGTTTGTTTGTAAAGCTATAAAGATACTACTACTTGCTTGTACAACATTATCACCACAGGTGAGACTAAAACTTTTTTGTTCGCTGCTGCGAATCACAGGAATTGCCAATTGTATCCTCAATTGTTGTTGGGATTCGATCATGTAATGGAAAATTACAAGTTGGTtcatatttttttggacaaaactCATCGACTAAAGACCAGAATTCTAACTTCAACTACAACTTGTACATGTATTTTCCtttattcaactaaaaatcaaattTGTATCATCTACTTCAACTTAGAAGAGGAGAAGTTTGGATCGATTTCATGTCCACCATATGCTTCTTGTTTCAATAACCTGAATAGAATACAGACTGCACTCTTGGGAAAactagtcatgcaattcaacttctacgGTAACAATAGGCGCGAAGATTGGGTATACGGTGAGGTTAACAAGGTTTTTACTTTTTAACAAACACCAATTCGGAGGAGACGCTGCAGAAAAAATTGACATGTTTTAGCAACCATCAAGAATTATTAATGCCCCCCTCTTCTTTGAATTATTAAAACATCCATGCACCTTTTTATCCTTCAGCGAAATACTATCTCTATATAAAGCTTGTGTACAAAAATGTAAACTTACTTTCTCAAAGAACCCAAGGTTGCACtgtgtcaaatatatcaaaatgtcctttaatcttgtgatgtgaaaagttaaaattaaagtattttcaaaaaagaaaagggtcattcttttttaaacagagggagtatttaTTTCCTCCTAGACTagaaaattttccatatttaaagtatatgaaaagaaaaaaaataaaggacaaTCCGATACACTAATCTCCCACTACGCATAGGGTACGGGGAAGGACCCAACCACAAGGTGGACCTATTGGTcacattaaaattttttttaaagtaatttgaTAGCTGTTACTTTTTCACCTACAAAACAATTACTTAAAACGTAATGAAATTAAACAATTACTTAAAACGTACTGAAATTAAACAATTACTTAAAACTtaccaaaatttaatttcttatggAAACCATTCTAACTTTCCTACAACTCGAATAGGTAATCCAACACATATATTGAAAACTTGCTCTAAAATAATGTCCTAGTTAGAATCCAACTATAATACTGAAAAATTGTGTTATATAACCTTATAGCAATAATATTATCGTACAAATTGACAATAATATTGTTCACCTTTCTCTGTCCGCAcatccttttttatttaatatatttttcaccACTCCCTGAGAGCCCATAGAGAGTGAGTTcttgttgtttgttttctttttctagaCAGACAATTATGGAAAATCATTGTTTTGGCGACATAATATTCGAGATCCTATCCCGGCTTCCTGCCAAGTCTCTCATGCGATTTAACTGTGTTTGTAAAACTTGGAACAGTTTGATACGAGATGATCCCAACTTTGTCCAGTCCCACATTGCTCGTTCTCAAGCCCCTCCCACTGCCACCCGCCTGTTGTTTGATCTGTACTATCATGATAACAAAAGAGATGTTGCAGTAAAGGAGAATAAAAAGCGACGAATAGAAGGATTTCCTTTAGAACTACAAGAGCCTCGTCATTATTTCAACTATGAGAAGATGCGTACTTGCTCTAATCATTGCAATGGTCTCATTTGCTTGTATAACGTTGAAGATACTCGAGTTTACCTGCTCAATGTCACCACAGGAGAGATAAAAGCTTTGTCATTCTCCGTGAACGATGTGAAATCCCCATTATATCCTCCTAGATTATGTCTGGGATTTGATTTGGTGATGGAAAAATACAAGTTACTTCAACTTTTCGtggaatacaacaacaataaacttgTAACAAAGATGAGAATTCGAACTCTAGGAAGGGATTCTTACTGGAGAAACTGTTGTCATATGTCATCAACTGTTTCCCCTTTAAGAAGTAATTTCCTCAATGGGGTTCTTTATTGGGTTCACTGTCCATGCAGTCGTATCTTCTACTTCGACTTGACAAAGGAAGAGCTTCAGAGTTTTTCACTTCCAGAAGAATATAGTCATTTTGCAGTATTGGATAGTATGCAAACTGCACTAAGGGGAAAACTGGTCATGCATTGCTTTAATACAGAAATTAATTTTAGCAATTATATATACGATGAGCTTGTTAAACCGAAGAAAGTAGAGGAAAATAATCCACCATTAATGGAGAATTTCAAGGAGGAGAACAGTTACAGAGAGAATTTTGTAAAgagaagtagagagagaaaaattttgttttgtattacTTGAGAGAGAGTTCTCTAATGCTGATACATGTCTATTTATACAACTCATTCACTAGCTGAAAATATCTTGTAACTAACTACCTCTAACTACCTAGTTGTTGTTCTAGAATATTCTAGAAGCGTACATGCATAAATACCACTAAGTAAAATTATCTACGACCAGCTACTTTGTACTTAGACTTTGCAgctcaacactccccctcaagttgaGAATGTAAGTATATGTCTTTCATTCCCAACTTGGAAACCAGATAAACATGTTGCTGATGTCCCAGTGCTTTAGTCATCACATCTGCTGGTTGTTCTTGACTACCAATGTGTATTGTCTTGATTAATCCGCATTGTATCTTCTCCCTAATAAAGTGACAGTCGATCTCTATATGCTTGGTCCTTTCATGGTAAATTGGGTTAGCAACAATTTGTAGAGCTGCTTTATTATCACAGTGTAACGTCATAGGTAACTCCACATCCATTGTAAGTTCTGTTATCAGCCCTTTCAACCAAACTAGCTCTGCAGTAGCATGTACCATGCTTCTATACTCTGGTTCAGCGGAGCTTCTAGAGATAGTATTTTGTTTCTTAGCTTTCCATAAGATCAATGATGGTCCAAGCTTAATGCAATATCCAGTAACTGATTTCCTTGACATGGGACAAGATGCCCAATCCGAGTCACAAAAAGCTTTTACCTGATTCGTCTTACAACTGGACATGAGAAGTCCTAGACCAGGTTGTTTCTTTATATATTTCACCACATTCAAGGCAGCATCATAGTGGAATCTTTTTGGAGCCTGCATAAATTGGCTCAAGCTTTGGACTGCATATGAGATATCTGGTCTGGTGATAGTTAAGTACAACAATTTACTAATTAAACTTTGATACCTCCCCCTATCTTCC contains:
- the LOC107879570 gene encoding putative F-box protein At3g24700, encoding MENHCFGDIIFEILSRLPAKSLMRFNCVCKTWNSLIRDDPNFVQSHIARSQAPPTATRLLFDLYYHDNKRDVAVKENKKRRIEGFPLELQEPRHYFNYEKMRTCSNHCNGLICLYNVEDTRVYLLNVTTGEIKALSFSVNDVKSPLYPPRLCLGFDLVMEKYKLLQLFVEYNNNKLVTKMRIRTLGRDSYWRNCCHMSSTVSPLRSNFLNGVLYWVHCPCSRIFYFDLTKEELQSFSLPEEYSHFAVLDSMQTALRGKLVMHCFNTEINFSNYIYDELVKPKKVEENNPPLMENFKEENSYRENFVKRSRERKILFCIT